Proteins encoded in a region of the Synechococcus sp. BIOS-U3-1 genome:
- a CDS encoding glycine zipper domain-containing protein, producing the protein MDSAPSSTDASADSQDLAYSFRDRFESLLPEIQKLWPEVTHQALEATRGSFDEVVHLISSQSDRAASLVTAQLEDLLDQAGDRTRHLADNLDPLEEQLEHLLDELNRTLRPKLEKPVRERPLMSLAVAAGVGILVGALLTGGRRSS; encoded by the coding sequence ATGGATTCAGCTCCCTCATCAACGGATGCGTCTGCGGACTCCCAGGATCTGGCTTACAGCTTCCGTGATCGCTTTGAGAGTCTGTTGCCAGAGATCCAAAAGCTTTGGCCTGAAGTCACCCACCAAGCACTTGAAGCCACCCGCGGAAGTTTTGATGAGGTGGTGCATCTGATTTCTTCCCAAAGCGACAGGGCTGCGAGCCTTGTCACCGCCCAGCTTGAGGATTTGCTTGATCAGGCCGGAGATCGCACCCGCCACTTGGCTGACAATCTTGATCCGCTGGAGGAGCAGCTTGAGCATCTGCTCGATGAGCTCAACCGCACTCTCAGGCCGAAGTTGGAGAAACCCGTGCGCGAAAGACCCCTGATGTCACTGGCTGTGGCGGCTGGGGTAGGGATTTTGGTGGGTGCCCTACTGACCGGTGGCCGGAGATCTTCATGA
- a CDS encoding glycosyl transferase, producing MTFRSTDPTLSLVFVSNGPGELSTWVRPLAEQLHRQLLLRPRARHSPLDLRLVLVPCPNATGKEAEAAGRWQQFDCIIPAAQFWSLLLHPARYGHWPARGVVVFLGGDQFWSVLLSARLGYRHITYAEWVARWPRWNDRIAAMAPEVQQQLPKRFRSRCRVVGDLMADLSSHARASDPLPQGEWVALLPGSKPAKLSVGVPFLFETADRLTVQRPGCRFLLPVAPTTSVEDFLFYLGSSNRIADGYAAGVRKVLPPGDGWPWRRLLTEAGTLIHLQEDPPAHGVLSQCSLALTTVGANTAELGALGVPMIVLVPTQHLGVMQAWDGWMGLLARLPGLRRLIGLLLSVWRMRNHGLLAWPNISAGRMVVPERVGAITPEQIADEALGWLQQPERLLGQREDLRALRGQPGAVAALAEEVRSLLPKALSD from the coding sequence TTGACGTTCCGATCCACGGATCCAACGCTCTCCTTGGTGTTCGTTTCCAACGGACCCGGCGAGCTGAGTACCTGGGTACGCCCGCTGGCGGAACAGCTCCACCGGCAATTGTTGCTTAGGCCCAGAGCAAGGCATTCGCCTCTCGACCTGCGGTTGGTACTGGTGCCGTGTCCCAACGCCACAGGTAAGGAAGCTGAGGCTGCCGGTCGCTGGCAGCAGTTCGATTGCATCATTCCAGCGGCTCAGTTCTGGTCTCTGTTGCTCCATCCAGCGCGGTACGGCCACTGGCCCGCTCGAGGAGTGGTGGTCTTTCTCGGTGGAGATCAGTTCTGGAGTGTGCTGCTCTCAGCAAGACTCGGCTATCGACACATCACCTACGCCGAATGGGTGGCCCGTTGGCCGCGTTGGAATGACCGCATTGCGGCCATGGCGCCGGAGGTTCAGCAACAGTTGCCGAAGCGCTTTCGTTCGCGTTGCAGGGTGGTTGGTGATCTGATGGCGGATCTATCGAGCCATGCCAGGGCAAGCGATCCTCTGCCTCAAGGGGAGTGGGTGGCGCTGTTGCCGGGATCCAAGCCAGCCAAACTCAGTGTGGGTGTCCCTTTCCTGTTCGAAACCGCCGACCGCTTAACGGTTCAACGCCCAGGCTGTCGATTTCTTTTGCCCGTTGCCCCCACCACCAGTGTTGAGGATTTTCTCTTTTACCTGGGCTCTTCCAATCGCATCGCTGATGGTTATGCGGCCGGGGTCAGAAAGGTGCTCCCCCCTGGGGATGGCTGGCCCTGGAGGCGACTGCTGACCGAGGCCGGCACACTCATCCATCTTCAGGAAGACCCTCCTGCCCATGGAGTGCTGAGTCAATGTTCCCTGGCACTCACCACAGTGGGAGCCAATACGGCTGAACTGGGAGCTCTGGGAGTGCCCATGATCGTGCTGGTGCCCACCCAGCATCTTGGTGTGATGCAGGCCTGGGACGGTTGGATGGGGCTGCTAGCCCGGTTGCCTGGACTGCGGCGACTAATCGGTCTTCTGCTCAGCGTCTGGAGGATGAGAAACCATGGTCTGCTGGCTTGGCCGAATATTTCCGCAGGTCGGATGGTTGTGCCTGAGCGTGTAGGCGCCATCACACCCGAGCAGATCGCAGACGAGGCATTGGGCTGGTTGCAGCAGCCTGAGCGGCTTCTGGGTCAGCGCGAGGATCTCAGAGCTTTGCGGGGACAGCCGGGAGCAGTGGCTGCTCTGGCTGAAGAGGTGAGGAGCCTGCTGCCAAAGGCCCTTTCCGACTAG
- a CDS encoding phage holin family protein, whose translation MSESPRSEQQRSRGMGAAARVTALAGSVMDLHVRIALQEMDREKRRLISGGVFLAMGGTLMLLALVAGEAALLVWMLESWGWSLIQSLLAMAILNLVVAGFSLRIGGQLAKGPYLPQTLEGLMRTTRAVLGR comes from the coding sequence ATGAGTGAATCGCCCCGTTCTGAGCAACAGCGCTCCAGAGGGATGGGAGCTGCAGCCAGGGTCACGGCTCTTGCGGGCTCGGTGATGGATCTGCATGTTCGTATTGCTCTGCAAGAGATGGATCGCGAGAAACGGCGCCTGATCAGTGGCGGTGTGTTTCTGGCCATGGGGGGCACGTTGATGCTGCTGGCCCTTGTGGCTGGAGAAGCAGCCCTATTGGTATGGATGCTGGAATCCTGGGGTTGGTCGTTGATCCAATCGCTGCTGGCAATGGCGATTCTTAATCTGGTGGTGGCAGGATTCAGCCTGCGGATTGGTGGACAGCTGGCGAAAGGGCCTTATCTGCCCCAGACATTGGAAGGCCTGATGAGAACCACGCGGGCTGTCCTCGGTAGATGA
- a CDS encoding THUMP domain-containing class I SAM-dependent RNA methyltransferase, which produces MGSEYRQTPRPIHGVAVLPQGLEEIGSQELQRLGAKDVTPLRRAASFQADMACLYRLHLQCRLPFRLLREVARFRCDGRDSLYDGVQRALDWERWLHPSMSFRVDVTGTAPGLNHSHFTALQVKNALIDHQRDLWGKRSSIDLDEPDLCLHVHLHRGEATLSLDGSGGSLHRRGYRAAVGIAPLKENLAAGLITLTGWDGSTPLTDPCCGSGTLLIEAAAMALQRFPALHRNFLLESWADFEPDLWDAEQRRAQKRQQPVNNPPRILGYEQDSEIAQQARDNVNAAGLKDVIEIVEADFRDAPAPEADNGVVVCNPPYGVRLGHTTELQELYRELGSVLKQDYGGWDLWLLSGNRELTGALRLKAKRRIPVNNGGLDCRWLHYELNKRSTKPILQEN; this is translated from the coding sequence TTGGGGAGTGAGTACCGACAGACGCCGCGACCCATTCATGGCGTCGCCGTTTTGCCCCAGGGTCTCGAAGAAATCGGCAGCCAGGAATTGCAACGACTCGGCGCCAAAGACGTCACACCATTGCGCCGTGCCGCATCGTTTCAAGCCGACATGGCCTGTCTGTACAGGCTTCACTTGCAATGCAGGCTGCCCTTCAGGTTGCTGCGGGAGGTGGCACGCTTCCGCTGTGACGGTCGGGATTCCCTCTACGACGGAGTTCAGCGGGCCCTTGACTGGGAACGATGGCTTCATCCATCCATGAGCTTTCGGGTGGATGTGACCGGAACTGCCCCAGGGCTCAATCACAGCCATTTCACTGCACTCCAGGTGAAAAATGCCTTGATTGATCATCAGCGTGATCTTTGGGGGAAGCGATCGTCTATCGATCTGGACGAACCCGATCTCTGCCTGCATGTTCACCTGCATCGTGGTGAAGCGACCCTGAGCTTGGATGGCAGCGGCGGCAGCCTCCACCGCAGGGGATACCGAGCCGCTGTGGGTATCGCTCCGCTGAAAGAGAACCTGGCCGCAGGGCTGATCACACTGACCGGTTGGGACGGAAGCACCCCTCTGACTGATCCCTGCTGCGGTTCGGGAACATTGCTCATCGAAGCCGCAGCGATGGCCCTGCAGCGATTCCCTGCTCTGCATCGCAACTTCCTGCTGGAGTCATGGGCGGATTTCGAACCGGATCTATGGGATGCAGAACAGCGAAGAGCCCAGAAACGGCAGCAGCCCGTGAACAATCCACCACGAATCCTGGGCTATGAGCAGGACTCAGAGATTGCCCAGCAGGCAAGAGACAACGTCAATGCAGCTGGGCTAAAGGACGTGATCGAAATCGTTGAAGCCGATTTCAGGGATGCACCGGCTCCGGAGGCGGACAATGGCGTGGTGGTCTGCAATCCGCCCTATGGGGTGCGACTGGGCCATACCACTGAACTTCAAGAGCTCTACAGAGAGCTCGGATCAGTATTGAAACAAGATTACGGCGGCTGGGACCTATGGCTTCTCAGCGGAAATCGAGAACTCACCGGAGCACTGCGCCTTAAAGCAAAGCGCAGAATTCCCGTGAATAACGGTGGATTGGATTGTCGTTGGCTGCATTACGAGCTGAACAAGCGTTCAACGAAGCCGATCCTCCAGGAGAACTGA
- the msrB gene encoding peptide-methionine (R)-S-oxide reductase MsrB, translating to MTTPSTTGGDRVERSPEEWQQQLTPEQFQVARKGGTERAFTGAYWNLKDSGTYHCVCCDVPLFSSDTKFDSGTGWPSFWQGVSSGAIVTKEDRTHGMVRREIICARCDSHLGHVFSDGPAPTGQRYCVNSASLQFKNGADS from the coding sequence ATGACCACTCCCTCAACCACTGGCGGCGATCGCGTTGAACGCTCCCCTGAGGAGTGGCAGCAGCAGTTAACTCCTGAGCAGTTCCAGGTGGCTCGCAAGGGGGGTACAGAACGAGCCTTCACTGGTGCTTACTGGAACCTCAAGGACAGCGGCACCTATCACTGCGTCTGCTGTGACGTCCCCCTGTTTAGTTCCGACACCAAATTCGACTCCGGTACCGGGTGGCCCAGTTTCTGGCAGGGCGTTAGCTCTGGAGCCATCGTCACGAAGGAAGATCGCACCCATGGAATGGTGCGCAGAGAAATCATTTGTGCACGCTGCGATTCACACCTCGGTCACGTGTTCAGTGATGGACCGGCCCCTACCGGACAGCGCTACTGCGTCAACAGCGCCTCCCTGCAGTTCAAGAATGGTGCTGACTCCTGA
- a CDS encoding PRC-barrel domain-containing protein translates to MSLSSTPNDPLANVPSDRLWLRSELMGTQVITRDSGRRLGVVGEVVVDIDRREVVALGLRDNPLTRFLPGLPRWMPLDRIRQVGDVILVDSADSLSEGFAADRYSRIINCQVITESGQQLGRVLGFSFDIETGELTTLVMGALGVPLLGEGVLSTWEIPVDEIVSSGADRIIVYEGAEDKLKQLNSGFLEKLGVGGASWEEQERERYRLNVVPVENQLSSGQPTETAPRQLEASQVDRFEAEQPELEYVELEQPREQDLRRRRYLDELPMDEPETYREPERYPRREPQPEDRRYQAQEQEERFYRKAEPSDYSNPLSERDPSSYEERPRYDGRPRPASRRPVERPGAPLDVEPMEVEPMDIEPMERRPLELEPKRRETRNNDRPDRGSAEPVEDPW, encoded by the coding sequence TTGAGCTTGTCGTCAACTCCCAATGACCCCTTAGCGAACGTGCCCAGCGACCGCCTCTGGTTGAGGTCGGAACTGATGGGTACTCAGGTGATTACTCGCGACAGCGGACGTCGGCTGGGCGTGGTGGGTGAAGTGGTCGTGGACATCGACCGCCGAGAAGTGGTGGCCTTGGGATTACGCGACAACCCGCTCACCAGGTTTCTGCCGGGCCTGCCGCGCTGGATGCCCCTCGACCGCATCCGCCAGGTGGGGGATGTGATTCTGGTCGACTCAGCCGACTCCCTGAGCGAAGGCTTTGCAGCGGATCGCTACAGCCGCATCATCAACTGCCAGGTGATCACGGAATCTGGGCAGCAACTTGGCCGAGTACTGGGCTTCTCGTTCGACATTGAAACCGGTGAACTCACCACCCTGGTCATGGGTGCCTTGGGTGTGCCACTTCTGGGAGAAGGGGTGCTGAGCACCTGGGAGATTCCTGTCGATGAAATCGTCAGCAGCGGTGCTGACCGGATCATCGTTTACGAGGGAGCCGAAGACAAACTTAAACAACTCAACAGTGGCTTCCTCGAAAAGCTGGGTGTGGGAGGAGCCAGCTGGGAGGAGCAAGAGAGGGAGCGCTACCGCCTCAACGTTGTGCCCGTCGAAAACCAGCTCAGTTCTGGGCAGCCAACCGAGACGGCACCACGCCAGCTCGAGGCCTCTCAAGTCGACCGGTTTGAAGCCGAACAACCGGAACTGGAATATGTGGAGTTGGAACAGCCACGGGAACAGGACCTGCGGCGACGCCGCTACCTCGATGAGCTGCCCATGGATGAACCCGAGACCTATCGGGAGCCGGAGCGCTATCCCAGACGCGAACCTCAGCCTGAAGACCGTCGTTACCAGGCTCAGGAACAGGAGGAACGTTTCTACCGGAAAGCCGAGCCCTCCGATTATTCAAACCCACTCAGCGAAAGGGATCCATCCAGCTACGAGGAACGTCCTCGCTACGACGGACGTCCCCGTCCAGCTTCCAGGCGCCCTGTGGAACGCCCCGGTGCGCCGCTGGATGTTGAACCGATGGAGGTTGAACCCATGGATATCGAACCCATGGAGCGTCGACCCCTGGAACTGGAGCCAAAAAGGCGCGAAACCAGAAATAATGACCGACCTGACAGGGGCTCCGCAGAGCCCGTTGAAGATCCCTGGTGA
- the smc gene encoding chromosome segregation protein SMC, whose translation MSIPLEPGFTVVTGPNGSGKSNILDGVLFCLGLANSKGMRADRLPDLVNSNVLKAGKSAETTVSVRFDLTEWQPDAAEEGLEPPEEGPWIRSDQTEWTVTRKLRVMPGGSYSSSYSADGVPCNLQQLQTQLRRLRIDPEGSNVVMQGDVTRIVSMSNRDRRGLIDELAGVALFDTRIEQTRRKLDEVQERQERCRIVEQELLAARQRLEKDCAKARAYQELKEQLQLGRRQELVLAFEAAQAERRRLQQRKEQLIAKEERDARSIEQRDISLQDAAGRLQTLQDSVKALGEDQLLSVQAELAGLDPQSRELERQAGQHQQEGERLQGLRHQLQARRGQLQAETEDLRLNANNGLLEKAEQDCRDAEAAVELSRRRLGEVAGRSGTWLEEQKQRSGQRQELQGRVTPLQEERQQLLERLRQDEERQLELVQERDQDGAEDQRVQTLLEQLEQEWQTLLKSVQSGREQLHQLLESVAIQQRTRSRLEQEQTRLERDIARHDSRREALQESRGTGALRLLLESGLEGIHGHVAQLGEVDERHRLALEVAAGARMAQVVVDDDRIAARAIDLLKSRRAGRLTFLPLNKIRAPGAGAAAAVARGRSPQAGAGGGLMGRAVDLIRYEPIYANVFAYVFGDTQVFSDLGSARQFLGRSRAVTLEGELLEKSGAMTGGSFSQRGGGLSFGASSDGDEAAPLRQRLLELGESLVACRREEQRLVEAVDQQRPTLRQLEQRQAALEAERQAAKRSHGPLLERVQQRQRKLNELQQAQQSHRLRLDELEASLTPLQRELNQLNSQESSVEANGDAEGWQALQQDLERVDAGLEAARQQRDALLQQERDRQLSQQRLGDQQQTIEREETSLQQAVQALSEAHGQWREQQLALKTRRDALETQQQELQTRFGEERRARDEAEAAVAEQRQTLQQARWELERLREERTSLEEQLRSGGLRLEELRATLPDPLPEIADELRESGLESLQERLQQLQLRMEALEPVNMLALEELEELEQRLGDLGERLDVLSQEREELLLRIETVATLRQEAFMEAFEAVDSHFREIFASLSDGDGKLQLDNSDDPLEGGLTLVAHPKGKAVRRLAAMSGGEKSLTALSFLFALQRFRPSPFYALDEVDSFLDGVNVERLASLIARQAEQAQFLVVSHRRPMIGASTRTIGVTQARGAHTQVVGLPDAA comes from the coding sequence ATGAGCATCCCCCTGGAACCCGGTTTCACGGTGGTGACCGGGCCGAACGGTTCCGGCAAGAGCAACATTCTCGATGGAGTGCTGTTCTGTCTTGGCCTGGCCAACAGCAAAGGCATGCGAGCCGATCGCCTGCCAGATCTGGTTAATAGCAATGTGCTGAAGGCCGGCAAGTCAGCCGAAACCACGGTGAGTGTTCGTTTTGACCTAACCGAGTGGCAGCCTGACGCCGCTGAAGAAGGACTGGAGCCCCCTGAAGAGGGGCCATGGATCCGTTCCGATCAGACGGAATGGACCGTCACGCGCAAGTTGCGGGTGATGCCAGGAGGCTCTTACAGCAGCAGCTACAGCGCGGATGGAGTCCCGTGCAATCTTCAGCAGTTACAAACCCAGCTGCGCCGACTGCGTATCGACCCTGAGGGCAGCAACGTGGTGATGCAGGGGGACGTGACCCGCATCGTTTCAATGAGCAACCGCGATCGGCGCGGCCTGATCGATGAGCTGGCCGGTGTGGCGCTTTTCGACACCCGCATTGAACAGACCCGGCGCAAACTCGATGAGGTTCAGGAGCGCCAGGAGCGTTGCCGCATTGTTGAGCAAGAACTGCTGGCAGCGCGACAGCGGCTCGAAAAAGACTGCGCCAAAGCAAGGGCCTACCAGGAACTCAAGGAACAGCTGCAGCTCGGCCGCCGACAGGAGCTGGTGTTGGCCTTCGAAGCGGCTCAGGCTGAACGTCGACGCCTTCAGCAGCGAAAAGAACAGCTGATCGCTAAGGAAGAGCGAGATGCCCGATCGATCGAGCAGCGCGACATCAGCCTTCAGGACGCGGCGGGACGACTGCAGACCCTTCAGGACAGCGTCAAGGCCCTCGGTGAGGACCAACTGCTGAGCGTGCAGGCTGAACTGGCCGGGCTGGATCCACAAAGCCGCGAACTGGAACGGCAAGCTGGCCAGCATCAGCAGGAGGGTGAACGCCTGCAGGGACTGCGCCATCAACTGCAGGCCCGCCGCGGCCAGCTGCAGGCTGAAACCGAAGACCTGCGACTGAACGCAAACAATGGATTACTGGAGAAAGCAGAGCAGGACTGCAGAGATGCGGAAGCAGCCGTGGAGCTCTCCCGCCGGCGGCTGGGAGAGGTGGCAGGCCGCTCAGGAACCTGGCTCGAAGAGCAAAAGCAGCGCTCCGGTCAACGACAGGAACTTCAAGGTCGCGTCACACCACTTCAGGAAGAACGCCAACAGCTGCTGGAACGACTTCGACAGGACGAAGAACGGCAGCTGGAGCTGGTACAGGAACGAGATCAAGACGGAGCCGAAGACCAGCGGGTCCAGACCCTGCTGGAACAGCTTGAGCAGGAGTGGCAGACACTGCTGAAGTCGGTCCAAAGTGGCAGAGAGCAACTTCATCAACTGCTGGAGTCCGTCGCGATTCAGCAACGCACCCGTTCCAGGCTTGAGCAGGAACAAACGCGGCTCGAGCGCGACATTGCCCGGCACGACAGCCGCCGGGAAGCTCTGCAGGAAAGCAGGGGTACTGGAGCACTGCGGCTCCTGCTCGAATCCGGCCTGGAAGGCATTCACGGCCATGTTGCGCAGCTTGGTGAGGTTGATGAACGCCATCGCCTTGCTCTCGAAGTGGCTGCCGGCGCGAGGATGGCCCAGGTGGTGGTCGACGATGACCGCATTGCTGCTCGCGCCATCGATCTGCTGAAAAGTCGGCGCGCCGGACGACTCACCTTCCTGCCGCTCAACAAGATCAGAGCTCCTGGCGCGGGGGCTGCGGCAGCAGTTGCTCGTGGACGCAGCCCCCAAGCGGGTGCAGGTGGTGGACTGATGGGACGTGCTGTCGACCTGATCCGCTATGAACCGATCTACGCGAACGTGTTCGCCTATGTCTTCGGTGACACTCAGGTGTTCAGCGATCTGGGCAGTGCCAGACAGTTCCTGGGCCGTTCGCGGGCCGTCACCCTCGAAGGTGAGCTGCTTGAAAAAAGTGGTGCCATGACCGGCGGAAGCTTCTCGCAACGCGGAGGCGGGCTGAGCTTTGGTGCCAGCAGTGATGGCGACGAAGCAGCTCCACTGCGCCAACGACTGCTGGAGCTCGGCGAGAGCCTGGTCGCCTGTCGGAGAGAAGAACAGAGGCTGGTGGAGGCCGTGGATCAGCAGCGGCCAACACTGCGCCAACTGGAGCAGCGCCAGGCCGCTCTGGAAGCAGAACGCCAGGCGGCGAAGCGTTCCCATGGTCCGCTGCTCGAACGCGTGCAGCAGCGTCAACGCAAACTCAACGAACTACAGCAGGCCCAGCAGAGCCATCGTCTGAGGCTTGATGAGCTGGAGGCAAGCCTGACCCCGCTGCAAAGGGAACTCAATCAGCTCAATTCCCAGGAATCCAGCGTCGAAGCCAATGGAGATGCCGAGGGCTGGCAAGCTCTGCAGCAGGATCTGGAACGGGTGGATGCCGGACTTGAGGCAGCGCGCCAGCAACGTGATGCGCTGCTGCAACAAGAGCGCGACCGTCAGCTCTCACAACAGAGACTCGGCGATCAGCAGCAGACAATTGAACGGGAGGAAACGTCGCTTCAGCAAGCGGTTCAAGCTCTCTCGGAAGCCCATGGCCAATGGCGTGAACAGCAACTGGCTTTGAAGACCCGCAGAGATGCACTGGAAACACAGCAACAAGAATTGCAAACCCGGTTCGGGGAAGAACGACGCGCCAGAGATGAAGCGGAGGCTGCCGTCGCTGAGCAGAGGCAGACCCTGCAGCAGGCCCGGTGGGAACTGGAGCGCCTCCGCGAAGAGCGCACCTCACTCGAAGAGCAACTCCGTAGTGGCGGACTCCGCTTGGAGGAGCTGCGGGCCACGCTCCCTGATCCACTGCCGGAGATTGCCGACGAGCTGCGTGAAAGTGGCCTGGAGAGCCTTCAGGAACGCTTGCAACAATTGCAGCTGCGCATGGAAGCCCTGGAACCGGTAAACATGCTCGCCCTAGAGGAGCTGGAAGAACTCGAACAACGCCTGGGCGACCTAGGTGAACGGTTGGATGTGCTCAGCCAAGAGCGGGAAGAACTGCTGTTGAGGATCGAAACCGTGGCCACACTTCGTCAGGAAGCCTTCATGGAAGCCTTTGAGGCGGTCGACAGCCATTTCCGCGAAATCTTCGCCAGCCTTTCTGATGGCGATGGCAAGCTTCAGCTCGACAATTCAGACGACCCTCTCGAAGGCGGCCTCACACTCGTAGCCCACCCCAAGGGCAAAGCCGTCAGGCGGCTAGCGGCCATGTCTGGTGGAGAGAAGTCGCTGACCGCGCTCAGTTTTCTGTTCGCTCTGCAGCGCTTCCGTCCCTCGCCGTTCTATGCCCTCGATGAGGTGGACAGCTTCCTGGACGGGGTCAATGTGGAACGTCTGGCGTCCCTGATTGCCCGCCAGGCCGAACAGGCTCAGTTCCTGGTGGTGAGTCACCGCCGCCCCATGATCGGAGCTTCCACACGCACCATCGGCGTCACCCAGGCCCGCGGCGCCCATACTCAAGTCGTGGGACTTCCTGATGCAGCCTGA